The DNA sequence TGGGTTGGAGATCGGTGGCGGCGGAACCCTGGATGGCCAGGGAGCTGCGTCTTGGAATAAGACCAACTGCCCTCCCAAAAGAAGCTGCAAAAGCCTTCCTATCGTATGTCGAGTCTCACGAGCGTGCGTTCTCATGTTGCTATGAATCTTGGATCGCACGCTGAAGCAATCCCTTTCACCTGCGTGCAGTCCATGAGGTTGTTGAGGGTGAGCAACGCAACGATCTCTAACCTTACTTTCATGAATAGCAAGGGCTTCCACATCGGCCTGCAGCAGAGCTCGTCCGTCACCATCAGTCGCCTCCGGATATCGGCGCCCGCCGACAGCCCCAACACCGACGGCATCCACATCAGCAGATCCGACAACGTCATGCTCACCAGCCTCAACATCGGCACTGGCGACGACTGTATCTCCATAGGCCAAGGCGTGAACAATCTGCAGATATCGGATGTCACTTGCGGCCCCGGCCATGGCATCAGGTAAGGCAATTCGTCAAACACCTTTCGCCGTCGCCCCAGCGGCAAGTCCCACCGGCAGTGACCGGTGCTGTCGTGCAGCGTGGGGAGTCTGGGCAAGTACATGAACGAGGAGGACGTGTCCGGGGTGAGCGTCCGGAACTGCACGGTGTCGGGGACGACCAACGGAGTTCGGATCAAGACGTGGCCGGGATCGCCGCCGAGCCAGGCCTCAAACTTCACGTTCGAGGATATCATCATGCACAACGTCTCCAACCCCATCATCATCGATCAACACTACTGCCCCGACCACGACTGCGTCGTTTCGGTAAGTCCCAACCCGTTCTTCCCGACCTGCTGCTCTGTGTTTGCGCACGAACGTTGAAGAGTGGTCCTGCTCCGGGCGATGCAGCCGTCTCGGGTGAAGATCCAGAACGTGACGTTCAGGAGAATTCAAGGGACCTCGAACGATCCCGTAGCGGTCAAACTGATGTGCAGCGAAACCATGGCTTGCGAGAACGTGCACCTCCAGGACATCAGCCTCATCATGGAGAACAACACAGCCACTTCTAACATAACCTCCTCTTGCTCCAATGTGAAGGGGGTGGCCGTGGGGCTTCAGAACCCCGAATCATGTCTTTATTAAGGCGGCCTTTTGAGAGGCTTGTAACCACGCAATTTGATCTCCTTATATGCGAACAGTAGCTGACCCATCGCCGTCCCTCCATTGGATGTGTAGCTCTGTTCCCTGTCTTGGGGTCTATACCAGTAGTTGCATGACAGAATATAATAATATCATGTAAACAATATGACTATGATAGTGCCACGTCTGGAGATTCTAATTCCCTCTGGATGATGGTACTGCCACATCGACCCTCGGATTTGCTCCaacttttctttatatatatatatatatattccacaaAATAATAAGAGGACGCAATTGGGGACAGTCGAGAATCCAATGAAGGTGGGGCTTATGTGAGGGGAAATTGTATCGCAACTCACAGATCGTGGGTCCCAAAACTCATAGTATACTTCCAAGTAATTCCAACGCGGTTTTGGGTCCAACCAGGCACTTTCGTAGCACAATAATGATTACATATTACATTATATTTGTCCGATTATTACGACAACTTCTACCGCATTGACAACAAATCAAACCGTGTATGATGTAATAAAGGAAGCATCCCACTCCATTTCTCTCACTTCTAGAATTCTCAAGCAACAGCGTCTACATAGATCGACGTCCCTATAAAGCACCACCGCCCACCATCCTACTCTTCGACGGAAAGAAACTCAATCATCTCTGCCTTCAACTCTCTTCCGttgctcttctcttcttcttcttctcctcaagtaCACCTACTACGGAAACTATTGTAAGGCCATGGCTAAGAAGAAAGTGGCGGCGTTGCCCGGCCGCGCATGGAGGCAGTTGCGCGTGGCTCTTCTGTGGGTGCGCGAGGGCGGCGTGTTCAAGCGTGGCATATTCCTTGGCCTCCGCGTCGTCCCCGGCTACCTCAAGAGCCTTAAACCCGGTGGCCGCCGCTCCGACAGGCTCCACTTCGGAGAGCGTGAGTTCTCCGTCGAGGAGACACCAGCTTTCCACTTCAAGACGCCTTCCATGCGGCTTCTCCGCATCCCCTGCATCACTCCTGCCGCGGACTTGGATACGGACGACGACGATCTCATCTTCGCCAAGCTTGACAGGAATACTTACTTACCGGATAAGCATGAGATTAAAGCGGCGAGCGAGATCGGCTGCGaggatgatgacgacgacgacaatGCGGTACTGGAATGCGAGGATCATGCGGAgatggaggaagaagatgagatcGACAGAAAGGCGGAACAGTTCATAGCAAAGTTTTACCAACAGATGAAGATGCAGCGCCAGATCTCATTGCTTCAGTACAATGAGATGCTCCCCAGAGGCGTAAATTGATTTTCTGttcatatgttttcttttttcatatatatatatatattgattttcTGTTCATATTTTCTGTTCAATACACATTGCTAATAGAGACAAAGTCTAATGGTCAATCCGTAGACTCGTAAAGAATTAAACATCGAGTCAAATTTAAATACGGGAtggggtaaaaaaaaaaaaaaaagacatgtcAATTTTAAAATATCTAAAGGGTTGGTGAGATTTCAAAATCAGTAGGTTGTATTTTTACGTCGGAGCCAAAGGTTTGGTGCTAATATGTACTCTTGGTTTGATAGTGGCTTTACAAGCTAAAACGTATCAATGTCATGTGACCataatcattaatttttttttcttatttttaataatacaaaAGTGAAAGTATAAAATTTTTGTTTCTATATTTGAGAAATTTTCACATAGTgtcttaatttttataaatttctataagATATCAATTCATCAAAAGTCGTGTCACATGATAGACAGTGTTGACAATTGACAGTTGGGACCATATCGGAGCGCGGAACAGGCACGTCATCTCTTTGGACCATGTATTCCAAGTCGCCCCCTCCAACCCACCACTGTGACCGCCACGTGTCTAGAGACGTCATCTATATTTCCATGAAACAAAAAAGATGTCTCCTACCGTTTCAAGTTACCCGCTGGCTTACCGTCATTATTATTGGACGAAACTGCAGACGCACCCCACATGGACAAAGTAGTACGCAATCGCTTCCTCGAATTCATCGCACTTTCCCAAAGCACATCTCGAATTCCCGGTGTGCTTCCACAAGGAGCATAGAGAGAGGGAGGGGGAAAACGAACCGATCGGTTCTTGGGATCTTGGTCGGTCGAAGGGGGAGGAGATGGAGGCGTCGGCGTTGAACCGGGGACGGCGATGGACGGTTAGGAGAGCCGGAGATTCGCCGGCGGCGCAGGGGAAGAGGCCCCGCCGTCGTCTCCGGCTGTTGC is a window from the Musa acuminata AAA Group cultivar baxijiao chromosome BXJ2-1, Cavendish_Baxijiao_AAA, whole genome shotgun sequence genome containing:
- the LOC103996818 gene encoding uncharacterized protein LOC103996818; protein product: MAKKKVAALPGRAWRQLRVALLWVREGGVFKRGIFLGLRVVPGYLKSLKPGGRRSDRLHFGEREFSVEETPAFHFKTPSMRLLRIPCITPAADLDTDDDDLIFAKLDRNTYLPDKHEIKAASEIGCEDDDDDDNAVLECEDHAEMEEEDEIDRKAEQFIAKFYQQMKMQRQISLLQYNEMLPRGVN
- the LOC135598901 gene encoding polygalacturonase-like, encoding MNDYYNPGWFEFKHLNGLEIGGGGTLDGQGAASWNKTNCPPKRSCKSLPISMRLLRVSNATISNLTFMNSKGFHIGLQQSSSVTISRLRISAPADSPNTDGIHISRSDNVMLTSLNIGTGDDCISIGQGVNNLQISDVTCGPGHGISVGSLGKYMNEEDVSGVSVRNCTVSGTTNGVRIKTWPGSPPSQASNFTFEDIIMHNVSNPIIIDQHYCPDHDCVVSPSRVKIQNVTFRRIQGTSNDPVAVKLMCSETMACENVHLQDISLIMENNTATSNITSSCSNVKGVAVGLQNPESCLY